One genomic segment of Streptobacillus canis includes these proteins:
- a CDS encoding SufS family cysteine desulfurase, producing the protein MNDIKKEFPIFKKRDMAYLDSAATSQKPQEVIDEIYNYYCETNGNAGRGSHELSMINQAIMESTRKKVASFVGVSNENNIVFTKGTTEGLNTIAFGYAFENLHEGDEIILGISNHHANIVPWQEVARLKKLRIRYLYLDEFGNLDLKQLPYLFNPRTKIISISSVVNTTGVIQKFKEVIEIAHRYDVKVVLDCAQSIMHFKHEFDMWDVDFAVFSGHKVFAAQGVGVLFGKKELLNKTRPFIFGGDMVEYVTESSATYKEVPHKFEGGTQNVAAISTLSKAVEYMEKIGYERLQKAEEKLNMYATFAINTLDFIETYYAENVEKVGILAFNVKGVHSHDTAFILDNFNVAVRSGQHCTAPLLSYMGINSCCRMSLGIYNDEKDIDRLVEALLEVKRIFLDK; encoded by the coding sequence ATGAACGATATAAAAAAAGAGTTCCCTATATTTAAAAAAAGGGATATGGCTTATCTAGATAGTGCAGCTACAAGTCAAAAACCACAAGAGGTTATTGATGAAATATATAATTACTATTGTGAAACTAATGGAAATGCAGGAAGAGGAAGTCATGAACTTTCTATGATAAATCAAGCTATAATGGAATCTACAAGAAAAAAAGTAGCAAGCTTTGTTGGAGTTAGTAATGAAAATAATATAGTTTTTACTAAGGGAACAACAGAAGGCTTGAATACTATAGCCTTTGGTTATGCATTTGAAAATTTACATGAAGGTGATGAAATAATTTTAGGAATTTCTAATCACCATGCTAATATAGTTCCATGGCAAGAAGTAGCTAGACTAAAAAAATTAAGAATAAGATATCTTTATTTAGATGAATTTGGAAATTTAGATTTAAAACAACTTCCATATTTATTTAATCCAAGAACTAAGATAATAAGTATATCAAGTGTGGTTAATACTACGGGAGTAATTCAAAAATTTAAAGAAGTTATAGAAATTGCTCATAGATATGATGTTAAAGTGGTACTTGATTGTGCTCAATCTATTATGCATTTTAAACATGAATTTGATATGTGGGATGTAGATTTTGCAGTATTTTCAGGACATAAAGTATTTGCAGCTCAAGGAGTTGGTGTACTTTTTGGGAAAAAAGAACTATTAAATAAAACAAGACCTTTCATATTTGGTGGAGACATGGTTGAATATGTTACAGAGAGTTCAGCTACATATAAGGAAGTACCACATAAATTTGAAGGTGGAACTCAAAATGTTGCAGCAATTTCTACACTTTCAAAAGCTGTAGAGTATATGGAAAAAATAGGTTATGAAAGATTACAGAAGGCTGAAGAAAAGTTAAATATGTATGCAACTTTTGCAATAAATACATTAGATTTTATTGAAACATATTATGCAGAAAATGTTGAAAAAGTAGGAATATTAGCATTTAATGTTAAAGGAGTTCATTCACATGATACTGCCTTTATACTTGATAATTTTAATGTTGCTGTTAGATCTGGACAACATTGCACTGCACCTTTACTCTCATATATGGGTATAAATTCATGTTGTAGAATGAGTTTAGGAATATATAACGATGAGAAAGATATAGATAGATTAGTAGAAGCTTTACTTGAAGTAAAGAGAATATTTTTAGATAAATAA
- a CDS encoding YwaF family protein, giving the protein MFSEYFVKGEYHLSYFSPEHLKPVFVLLIICIILLLIPYLFKGIEKGKYTIFLGILCLVVKLVDSLYRIYLEGDVWYNTVPLNLCNVSLIFAGIYFITRKRLYFNFVYFWFSGAILAVIIPGFSVYYSPLYVYSFIASHMFEIFAVFYAFIHLDERVTLKGLLTSILGYFALVGLAFIWNGIYGTNYMFMADYILPAVSFIKPFWFYQIALIGLFVLSMILMYLPFINNQRDELQEVTI; this is encoded by the coding sequence ATGTTTTCTGAATATTTTGTTAAGGGAGAATATCATTTATCATATTTCTCACCAGAGCATTTAAAACCTGTTTTTGTTCTTTTAATTATTTGTATTATTTTACTTTTAATACCTTATTTATTTAAAGGAATAGAAAAGGGAAAATATACTATTTTTTTAGGTATACTCTGCCTTGTTGTTAAATTAGTTGACTCACTTTATAGGATTTATTTAGAAGGCGATGTGTGGTATAATACTGTCCCATTGAATTTATGTAATGTTTCATTAATATTTGCTGGAATTTATTTTATAACTAGAAAAAGACTATATTTTAACTTTGTATATTTCTGGTTTTCAGGAGCAATACTAGCAGTAATTATACCTGGATTTTCAGTATATTATTCACCGCTTTATGTTTATTCTTTTATAGCTAGTCACATGTTTGAAATATTTGCAGTATTCTATGCATTTATACATCTAGATGAAAGAGTAACTTTAAAGGGATTATTAACATCAATTTTAGGATATTTTGCATTAGTAGGACTTGCATTTATATGGAATGGTATTTATGGTACTAACTATATGTTTATGGCAGACTATATTTTACCTGCAGTTAGTTTCATCAAACCTTTCTGGTTCTATCAAATTGCACTTATTGGTTTATTTGTATTATCTATGATACTTATGTATTTACCATTTATTAATAACCAAAGAGATGAATTACAAGAAGTTACAATATAG
- the mnmG gene encoding tRNA uridine-5-carboxymethylaminomethyl(34) synthesis enzyme MnmG has translation MQNYDIIVVGAGHAGVEASLAAARLGKKVALFTIYLDNIAMMSCNPAIGGPGKSHIVSEIGMLGGQMAIHIDKYNLQLKNLNHTKGLAAKITRAQADKYWYRIKMREIIEKQDNLDVIQNMVEDLMLDENKKVIGVVDALGLKYSAKAVVLCTGTFLNGQYIIGDVKYSAGRQGEKASNSLPDNLVKYGIEMDRYQTATPPRIDKKSINIDILEKLQGETNPRYFSYMTEEVDEKPLETWLTFTTEETIKVGQELLKYSPIVTGIVSTKGPRHCPSLDRKIMNFPDKTDHQIFLEQESRESDEIYVNGFTTAMPPFAQEKLIRTIKGLENAKILRYGYAVEYDFVPARQLHFSLESKVIENLFQAGTINGTSGYEEAAAQGFIAGVNAVRKIDGKEPIIISRDEGYIGVLIDDIINKETPEPYRVLPSRAEYRLTLRQDNVFIRLLEKAKEIGLLDPNKLKELEENIHIIEEEIERLKEIKIYPNKENNEILKGIDPNASHNNVMTAFEFLGRQEINYDNLAMFTETKDIPKISKEQVEIEAKYRIFIERERNQIEKFKKLENIVIPEDFDYENIKGLSNIAISGLSYTKPKNIGQATRISGVTYNDIAILVSILKEVK, from the coding sequence ATGCAAAACTATGATATTATAGTAGTAGGTGCAGGACATGCTGGAGTTGAAGCTTCGCTTGCAGCTGCTAGACTTGGAAAAAAAGTTGCACTTTTTACTATATATTTAGATAATATTGCAATGATGAGTTGTAACCCTGCCATAGGTGGACCAGGAAAATCTCACATAGTTAGTGAAATAGGTATGCTTGGTGGACAGATGGCTATACATATTGATAAATACAATTTACAACTTAAAAATTTAAATCATACTAAAGGTTTAGCTGCTAAAATTACAAGAGCACAAGCAGACAAATATTGGTATAGAATTAAAATGAGAGAAATAATTGAAAAACAAGATAATCTTGATGTAATACAAAACATGGTAGAAGATTTAATGTTAGATGAAAATAAGAAAGTTATAGGAGTAGTTGATGCTTTAGGATTAAAATATTCTGCTAAAGCTGTAGTACTTTGTACAGGAACTTTCTTAAATGGGCAATATATAATAGGAGATGTTAAATACTCTGCTGGAAGACAAGGTGAAAAAGCAAGTAATTCATTACCTGATAACCTAGTTAAATATGGTATTGAAATGGATAGATATCAAACTGCTACACCACCAAGAATAGATAAGAAAAGTATAAATATAGATATACTTGAAAAATTACAAGGTGAAACTAATCCTAGATATTTTTCATACATGACTGAAGAAGTTGATGAAAAACCTTTAGAAACATGGTTAACTTTCACAACAGAAGAAACAATTAAAGTAGGACAAGAACTTTTAAAATACTCTCCTATAGTTACAGGTATAGTATCTACAAAAGGTCCAAGACACTGTCCATCTTTAGATAGAAAAATAATGAACTTCCCTGATAAGACAGATCATCAAATTTTCCTTGAACAAGAATCAAGAGAAAGTGATGAAATATATGTAAATGGATTTACAACAGCTATGCCTCCATTTGCTCAAGAAAAACTTATCAGAACAATTAAAGGTTTAGAAAATGCTAAAATTTTAAGATATGGATATGCAGTAGAATATGATTTTGTTCCTGCTAGACAATTACATTTTTCTTTAGAATCTAAAGTAATAGAAAATTTATTCCAAGCTGGAACTATTAATGGTACTAGTGGGTATGAAGAAGCAGCTGCTCAAGGATTTATAGCTGGAGTTAATGCTGTACGTAAAATTGATGGTAAAGAACCTATTATCATTTCTCGTGATGAAGGATATATAGGAGTATTAATAGATGATATTATTAATAAGGAAACTCCAGAACCTTATAGAGTTCTACCTTCTCGTGCAGAATACAGACTAACTTTAAGACAAGATAATGTATTTATTAGATTACTTGAAAAAGCTAAAGAAATTGGATTACTAGATCCAAATAAATTAAAAGAACTTGAAGAAAACATTCATATTATTGAAGAAGAGATTGAAAGACTTAAAGAAATTAAAATCTATCCAAATAAGGAAAACAATGAAATACTTAAAGGTATAGATCCTAATGCATCTCACAATAATGTAATGACGGCATTTGAATTTTTAGGTAGACAAGAAATTAACTATGATAATTTAGCAATGTTTACTGAAACTAAAGACATACCTAAAATTTCTAAAGAACAAGTAGAAATAGAAGCTAAATATAGAATATTTATTGAAAGAGAAAGAAATCAAATTGAGAAATTTAAAAAACTTGAAAATATTGTAATCCCTGAAGATTTTGATTATGAAAATATAAAAGGATTATCAAATATTGCAATAAGTGGATTAAGTTATACAAAACCAAAAAATATAGGGCAAGCAACTAGAATTAGTGGAGTTACATACAATGACATAGCTATACTTGTTTCTATTCTTAAGGAGGTTAAATAA
- a CDS encoding HAD family hydrolase, producing the protein MWKENIKKRIDELIVKSKNNGNYAIFDCDNTILMNDIQYALMHYVLKFKKYRTTPQVLSDFLYKHFPAEEKVLSRFMEIFERAYSVEYTSDVYLEFLANIEELVEYLFFKYDHFDITMIFFYDMSEEELRALIQKAINYHNTIEFGYENWIYEDNISSYKTGLAIAKEMEELIKEFHENDIDVYVISGSPRIQVEEVLKPLHPYIKEIYGKELEFINEKITGEIRKGTIETYYEGKVEVIEKYIYPLYKKGPILVAGDSMGDYNMLTKYEDTEISLLIDRNRTGKFSELVEVNDDRYLSQTVDETIGRFIDAEKSITF; encoded by the coding sequence ATGTGGAAAGAAAATATTAAAAAAAGAATTGATGAATTAATAGTCAAAAGTAAAAATAACGGGAATTACGCAATATTTGATTGTGATAATACTATACTTATGAATGATATACAATATGCATTAATGCACTATGTGTTGAAGTTTAAAAAATATAGAACTACTCCACAAGTATTAAGTGATTTCTTATACAAACATTTCCCTGCTGAAGAAAAAGTTTTATCAAGATTTATGGAAATCTTCGAAAGAGCATATTCTGTAGAATATACTAGTGATGTATATTTAGAATTTTTAGCTAATATAGAAGAATTAGTAGAATATCTATTCTTTAAATACGATCACTTTGATATAACTATGATATTCTTTTACGATATGAGCGAGGAAGAATTAAGAGCTTTAATACAAAAAGCTATTAATTATCATAATACTATTGAATTCGGTTATGAAAACTGGATTTATGAAGATAATATTTCATCATATAAAACAGGGCTAGCAATAGCTAAAGAAATGGAAGAGTTAATAAAAGAATTCCATGAAAATGATATAGATGTATATGTAATTTCAGGTTCTCCTAGAATACAGGTTGAAGAAGTATTAAAACCTCTTCATCCATATATCAAAGAAATCTATGGTAAAGAACTTGAATTTATAAACGAAAAAATTACTGGTGAAATTAGAAAAGGTACTATAGAAACATATTATGAAGGTAAAGTTGAAGTTATAGAAAAATATATTTACCCATTATACAAAAAAGGACCAATATTAGTTGCTGGTGATAGTATGGGAGATTACAATATGTTAACAAAATATGAAGATACTGAAATCTCACTACTAATAGATAGAAATAGAACTGGTAAATTTAGTGAACTAGTTGAAGTAAATGATGATAGATACTTAAGTCAAACTGTTGATGAAACTATAGGTAGATTCATTGACGCTGAAAAAAGTATCACTTTCTAA
- the mvk gene encoding mevalonate kinase, giving the protein MVYGKIILFGEHSVVYGKNAIAMLMKGVNLKAEIILKKVKESKHVSDIKEYIKSKYGIEEDIYIDIISTIPSGSGLGSSAALAIAIAKAFKKKYGLNKEDVKNIVWESERRAHGNPSGIDIAVILNNENVLFNKQDGVRKIEFNLGAKLVIANSGLKGVTREAVAMVAENYDEFKVYIDNLGDIANKAIKALEEKDIFFLGELMNLAQVNLKSMNLSNDKLEKLINVAKNNSLGAKITGAGLGGCIISLVKTKDEANYLKKLLIKEGAKNVWLEDI; this is encoded by the coding sequence ATGGTTTATGGAAAGATAATATTATTTGGAGAACATTCAGTAGTTTATGGTAAAAATGCTATAGCCATGCTAATGAAAGGTGTAAATTTAAAAGCAGAAATAATATTAAAAAAAGTAAAAGAGAGTAAACATGTAAGTGATATAAAAGAATATATAAAAAGTAAGTATGGAATAGAAGAAGATATATATATAGATATAATATCAACTATTCCTTCAGGTAGTGGTCTTGGATCTTCTGCTGCGCTTGCAATAGCGATAGCTAAAGCTTTTAAAAAAAAATATGGTTTAAATAAAGAGGATGTTAAAAATATAGTGTGGGAAAGTGAAAGAAGAGCACATGGTAATCCTAGTGGAATAGATATTGCAGTAATATTAAATAATGAAAATGTATTATTCAATAAACAAGATGGAGTAAGAAAAATAGAATTTAATTTAGGAGCTAAATTAGTTATTGCAAATAGTGGTTTAAAAGGTGTAACTCGAGAAGCAGTTGCTATGGTAGCTGAAAATTATGATGAATTTAAAGTATATATAGATAATTTAGGAGATATTGCAAATAAAGCTATAAAAGCATTAGAAGAAAAAGATATTTTTTTCTTGGGAGAACTAATGAATTTAGCTCAAGTAAATTTAAAATCAATGAATTTATCAAATGATAAATTAGAAAAACTAATAAATGTTGCTAAAAACAATTCGTTAGGAGCAAAAATTACTGGTGCAGGACTTGGAGGATGTATTATTTCATTAGTTAAAACAAAAGATGAAGCAAATTACTTAAAAAAATTATTAATTAAAGAAGGAGCAAAAAATGTATGGCTAGAGGATATATAA